A genomic segment from Dermacentor silvarum isolate Dsil-2018 chromosome 11, BIME_Dsil_1.4, whole genome shotgun sequence encodes:
- the LOC119433362 gene encoding cysteine desulfurase, mitochondrial, with amino-acid sequence MSALLRNLRLVWRPPARMTAQRTLCSIPSKLLGEYDMTMTVEANDLRALYLDAQATTPLDPRVLDAMLPYFINNYGNPHSRTHAYGWESEAAVEKARSQVATLIGAQPKEIIFTSGATESNNISIKGVSRFYAEKKKHIVTTQTEHKCVLDSCRAMEAEGFDVTYLPVNRNGLIDVKQLEDAIRPDTALVSVMMVNNEIGVTQPIAEIGAVCRKHKVFFHTDAAQAVGKIRVDVNDMMVDLMSISGHKIYGPKGVGALYLRRRPRVRVEALQSGGGQERGIRSGTVPTPLAVGLGAACEVAFREMEYDHRHVSRLSDLLIALVTSELTHVVRNGDPQRSYPGCVNLSFACVEGESLLMAMKDVALSSGSACTSASLEPSYVLRAIGADEDLAHSSIRFGLGRFTSEEEVVYTARKCVQEVKKLREMSPLWEMVQEGVDLKSIQWTQH; translated from the coding sequence ATGTCAGCGCTGTTAAGAAACTTGCGGCTTGTGTGGCGGCCGCCGGCGAGAATGACTGCGCAGAGGACCCTCTGCTCCATACCTTCGAAGCTCCTAGGCGAGTACGACATGACCATGACCGTTGAAGCGAATGATTTGAGAGCCCTGTACCTGGATGCCCAGGCAACGACACCGCTCGACCCGCGCGTTCTGGACGCTATGTTGCCGTACTTCATCAATAACTACGGCAACCCACACTCGCGAACACACGCGTACGGCTGGGAGAGTGAGGCGGCCGTCGAAAAGGCGAGGAGCCAAGTCGCCACTCTCATTGGCGCGCAGCCCAAAGAGATCATATTTACCAGCGGCGCCACTGAATCCAATAACATCAGTATAAAGGGCGTTAGTCGGTTCTACGCcgagaaaaaaaagcacatcGTTACGACGCAGACGGAGCACAAGTGCGTCCTCGACTCGTGCCGCGCCATGGAGGCCGAGGGCTTCGACGTCACCTACCTGCCGGTGAACCGCAACGGCCTCATAGACGTGAAGCAGCTCGAAGACGCCATCCGACCGGACACGGCACTCGTTTCGGTGATGATGGTGAACAATGAGATTGGTGTGACGCAGCCGATCGCCGAGATCGGCGCTGTCTGCCGCAAGCACAAGGTCTTCTTCCACACGGACGCCGCGCAGGCCGTGGGCAAGATTCGCGTCGACGTGAACGACATGATGGTTGACCTCATGTCCATCAGCGGCCACAAGATATACGGCCCGAAAGGCGTCGGCGCCCTCTACCTCCGCCGCAGGCCTCGCGTGCGCGTAGAGGCACTGCAGAGCGGCGGCGGCCAGGAACGAGGCATTCGCAGCGGCACTGTGCCGACGCCGCTTGCCGTCGGCCTGGGAGCCGCGTGCGAGGTCGCCTTCCGCGAGATGGAGTACGACCACCGGCACGTGAGCCGGCTCTCCGACCTGCTGATCGCGCTCGTCACGAGCGAACTGACGCACGTCGTGCGCAACGGCGACCCGCAGCGCTCGTACCCGGGCTGCGTTAACCTCTCGTTCGCCTGCGTCGAAGGCGAGAGCCTGCTCATGGCCATGAAGGACGTGGCGCTGTCGTCCGGCTCGGCCTGCACGTCGGCGTCGTTGGAACCGTCATACGTGCTGCGAGCCATCGGCGCGGACGAAGACCTGGCCCACTCGTCGATCCGCTTCGGACTGGGCCGCTTCACGTCCGAGGAAGAGGTGGTCTACACGGCGCGCAAGTGCGTCCAGGAGGTCAAGAAGCTCCGCGAGATGAGCCCGCTCTGGGAGATGGTCCAGGAAGGCGTCGACCTCAAGTCGATCCAATGGACACAGCACTGA